Proteins from one Alysiella filiformis genomic window:
- a CDS encoding DUF4230 domain-containing protein has translation MKNIISLLVLGAVAFWLGQQHFRQPENPSPSHTISQQETILSQIRELNQLHSVAFHLQSIIKTEKQGNWFALWQDSQKGLFVAKGRVQAGLDLDKLSAKDIHILPDKVLVNLPPVAILSADLEDIEVFDLKTGLFNVYRADWSVLQTVQAQAKQQIVQQACQNGILQHAQQRSAEQIRQLLRLSNPNVEVYASPQIAACTVK, from the coding sequence ATGAAAAACATCATTTCACTGTTGGTTTTGGGTGCGGTTGCATTTTGGTTGGGACAGCAGCATTTCAGGCAGCCTGAAAACCCATCGCCCAGCCACACCATTTCGCAGCAAGAAACCATTTTGTCGCAAATTCGCGAATTGAATCAACTGCACAGCGTGGCGTTTCATCTGCAAAGCATCATCAAAACCGAAAAACAAGGCAACTGGTTCGCATTGTGGCAAGACAGCCAAAAAGGGCTGTTTGTGGCAAAAGGGCGCGTTCAGGCAGGCTTGGATTTGGACAAATTGTCGGCAAAAGACATACACATTTTGCCCGACAAAGTACTGGTGAATTTGCCACCTGTTGCCATTTTGTCGGCAGATTTGGAAGACATTGAAGTGTTTGATTTGAAAACAGGTTTGTTTAATGTGTATCGGGCGGATTGGTCGGTGCTGCAAACCGTGCAAGCGCAAGCCAAACAGCAAATCGTGCAACAAGCCTGTCAAAACGGCATTTTGCAACACGCCCAACAGCGCAGCGCAGAACAAATCCGCCAATTATTGCGTTTAAGCAACCCCAATGTGGAGGTTTATGCCAGCCCACAAATCGCGGCTTGCACCGTGAAGTAA
- a CDS encoding BrnA antitoxin family protein yields MTIIRYKANEIPEPTAEDMARMAAIRDEDIDYSDIPPLTDEFWANAKRFNELYRPQKRQVTVRIDADVLAWLKQDGKGYQTRLNEILRQAMLSTKSAG; encoded by the coding sequence ATGACAATCATTAGATACAAAGCCAACGAAATCCCCGAACCCACAGCAGAAGATATGGCGCGTATGGCAGCCATTCGTGATGAAGACATTGATTACAGCGACATTCCCCCTTTAACCGATGAATTTTGGGCAAATGCCAAACGGTTTAACGAACTGTATCGCCCACAAAAACGACAAGTTACCGTGCGGATTGACGCTGATGTGTTGGCGTGGCTCAAACAAGATGGCAAAGGCTACCAAACACGTTTGAATGAAATTTTGCGACAAGCGATGTTGTCCACCAAATCGGCTGGTTAA
- a CDS encoding disulfide bond formation protein B — MLKEYRLAVWTVLWVSALGVAASFTAQYAFGMNPCVMCIQQRVALIGVAVLAWAMLLLDLEVINRKIAAFVAIAAPAVFGLYIAAKQIHLQSLPLMEQPSCGAPWTFRLRGAPFFEWYEPIIRGTGACGEVYKVLGVPLAWWSAAFFSAVLILLLASLWISSLPEPKKYIARFDD, encoded by the coding sequence ATGTTAAAAGAATACCGCTTGGCGGTTTGGACGGTTTTATGGGTATCGGCTTTGGGCGTGGCGGCATCGTTTACCGCGCAATATGCGTTTGGCATGAACCCTTGCGTGATGTGCATTCAGCAGCGCGTGGCATTGATTGGCGTGGCGGTGCTGGCATGGGCGATGTTGTTGTTGGATTTGGAAGTGATTAACCGCAAAATTGCCGCTTTTGTGGCGATTGCCGCGCCAGCCGTTTTCGGTTTGTACATTGCTGCGAAACAAATTCATCTGCAAAGTCTGCCACTTATGGAGCAGCCCAGTTGTGGCGCACCGTGGACATTCCGCTTGCGTGGCGCACCATTTTTTGAGTGGTACGAGCCGATTATTCGCGGCACAGGCGCGTGTGGCGAAGTGTACAAAGTGTTGGGCGTGCCTTTGGCGTGGTGGAGTGCGGCATTTTTCAGTGCGGTGTTGATTTTGTTGCTTGCGTCTTTGTGGATAAGCAGCCTGCCTGAACCGAAAAAATACATTGCCCGTTTTGATGATTAA
- the nadD gene encoding nicotinate (nicotinamide) nucleotide adenylyltransferase gives MKKIGLFGGTFNPIHNGHLHIAEKFAQQCGLDCVIFLPAGEPYHKNTDLLPAEHRLKMVELAISGSPQFAVSDCDVVREGATYTIDTIQIFKQYYPNAQFYWLLGMDSLLKLHTWKNWQSLVRQVKMVVANRTGGNLAQAPRELHSWLGTALQSGDLILLNAENRDISSSEIRANWAAGKNRRNGLPEKVADYIEQNQLF, from the coding sequence ATGAAAAAAATAGGATTATTTGGCGGTACATTCAACCCCATACACAATGGACATTTGCACATTGCCGAAAAATTTGCCCAACAATGCGGTTTGGATTGCGTGATTTTTCTGCCTGCTGGCGAGCCGTATCACAAAAACACCGATTTGTTGCCCGCCGAACACCGTTTGAAAATGGTGGAATTGGCGATTTCAGGCAGCCCCCAATTTGCCGTGAGCGATTGCGATGTGGTGCGCGAAGGGGCAACTTATACCATTGATACCATTCAGATTTTCAAACAATATTATCCCAATGCCCAATTTTACTGGCTGCTGGGCATGGACAGTTTGCTGAAATTGCACACTTGGAAAAATTGGCAAAGTCTTGTTCGGCAAGTGAAAATGGTGGTCGCCAACCGAACAGGCGGCAATTTGGCGCAAGCACCGCGCGAATTGCATTCGTGGTTGGGCACGGCGTTGCAATCGGGCGATTTGATTTTGCTCAATGCGGAAAACAGGGACATCAGTTCCAGCGAAATTCGTGCAAATTGGGCGGCTGGCAAAAACAGGCGAAATGGGCTGCCTGAAAAAGTGGCAGATTATATTGAACAAAATCAATTATTTTGA
- the queC gene encoding 7-cyano-7-deazaguanine synthase QueC: MNNPHTTPAALVIFSGGQDSTTCLFQAIAEFGAANVQAITFHYGQRHAIELERAAWMAQDLGIKQTVLDLSLISSITNNALMDSNAQIDVSGSLPNTFVDGRNALFLLYAAIYAKSQNIKTIFVGVCETDFSGYPDCRDVFVKSMNVSLNLAMAYDFNIRTPLMYLTKKETWALADQLGAFDYVRQHTHTCYLGVQGGCHECPSCQLREKGLREYLAERES, encoded by the coding sequence ATGAATAATCCCCATACCACACCAGCCGCTCTGGTGATTTTTTCGGGCGGACAAGATTCCACCACTTGCCTGTTTCAAGCGATTGCCGAATTTGGCGCGGCAAACGTGCAAGCCATCACTTTCCACTACGGACAACGCCACGCCATTGAGCTGGAACGCGCCGCATGGATGGCGCAAGATTTGGGCATCAAACAAACCGTGTTGGATTTGTCGCTCATTTCCAGCATCACAAACAATGCCTTAATGGACAGCAATGCCCAAATTGACGTTTCAGGCAGCCTGCCCAACACCTTTGTGGACGGACGCAATGCCCTGTTTTTGCTCTATGCCGCCATTTATGCCAAATCACAAAACATCAAAACGATTTTCGTGGGCGTATGCGAAACCGATTTTTCGGGCTACCCCGACTGTCGCGATGTGTTTGTCAAATCCATGAATGTGAGCCTGAATTTGGCGATGGCATACGATTTCAATATCCGCACACCCTTGATGTATTTAACCAAAAAAGAAACATGGGCTTTGGCAGACCAGTTGGGCGCGTTTGATTATGTTCGCCAACACACCCACACTTGCTATTTGGGTGTGCAAGGCGGTTGCCACGAATGCCCCAGTTGCCAGTTGCGCGAAAAAGGTTTGCGCGAATATTTGGCAGAACGCGAATCGTGA
- a CDS encoding metallophosphoesterase, with product MPLIQTLPSGKLDIIGDIHGQYEALQNLLHYLGYSPEGKHPQGRKIILVGDLIDRGPDAPAVLNWFMHAQKLGYAFMVLGNHEINLLSNEPKDGSGWFFNSRAERDAENYAPWNRLPENQKKTIIQFLKQQPLVLQRADLRIVHAAWLPKAIEQLAQRNHEDLLALIQEWEEQYHCCVKHAPWFDDYLEEQRLHAHDLENPNITPTMLPHTAQHDVYKSQANPIRALTCGVEMVSAVPFFGSGRWRFSIRHSWWDDYHDPIPVIIGHYWRQWQPQRPPPKHRENVFTVPSHHWHGARGNVFCCDFSVGARWRDRKKAIAPSQSEHRLAALRFPEKTLVFDNGETVETVYGV from the coding sequence ATGCCCCTAATTCAAACGCTCCCCAGTGGCAAACTGGACATCATTGGCGACATACACGGACAATATGAAGCCCTGCAAAATCTGTTGCATTATTTGGGCTATTCGCCAGAAGGCAAACACCCACAAGGCAGAAAAATCATCTTGGTAGGCGATTTGATTGACCGAGGACCCGATGCCCCTGCCGTGTTAAACTGGTTCATGCACGCGCAAAAATTGGGCTACGCATTCATGGTGTTGGGCAACCACGAAATCAATCTTTTAAGCAATGAACCCAAAGACGGTTCAGGCTGGTTTTTCAACAGCCGCGCCGAACGCGATGCAGAAAACTACGCCCCATGGAACAGGCTGCCTGAAAACCAAAAAAAAACCATTATCCAATTTTTAAAACAACAACCATTGGTGTTGCAACGTGCCGATTTGCGGATTGTACACGCCGCGTGGTTGCCCAAAGCCATTGAACAGTTGGCGCAACGCAATCACGAAGATTTGCTCGCCCTGATTCAAGAATGGGAAGAGCAATACCATTGTTGCGTGAAACACGCACCGTGGTTTGATGATTATTTGGAAGAACAACGCCTGCACGCGCATGATTTGGAAAACCCCAATATCACGCCCACCATGTTGCCCCACACCGCGCAACACGATGTGTACAAAAGCCAAGCCAATCCCATTCGCGCCTTAACCTGTGGTGTGGAAATGGTGTCTGCCGTACCGTTTTTTGGGAGTGGGCGGTGGCGATTTTCCATTCGCCATTCGTGGTGGGACGATTACCACGACCCCATTCCCGTGATTATTGGGCATTATTGGCGACAATGGCAGCCACAGCGTCCGCCACCCAAACACCGTGAAAATGTGTTTACCGTGCCATCACATCATTGGCATGGGGCGCGTGGCAATGTGTTTTGTTGCGATTTTTCGGTGGGCGCACGTTGGCGCGACCGCAAAAAAGCCATTGCGCCCAGCCAATCCGAACACCGTTTGGCGGCATTGCGTTTTCCCGAAAAAACGCTGGTGTTTGACAACGGCGAAACGGTGGAAACGGTTTATGGTGTGTGA
- the queF gene encoding preQ(1) synthase codes for MMRNEQELHGLTLLGNQKTEYRSDYAPEVLEAFDNKHPDNDYFVKFVCPEFTSLCPMTGQPDFATIVIRYIPDVKMVESKSLKLYLFSFRNHGDFHEDCVNIIMKDLIKLMNPKYIEVFGEFTPRGGIAIHPFANYGRAGTPFEQMARERLFAHDMQ; via the coding sequence ATCATGCGAAACGAACAAGAGTTACACGGCTTAACCCTGCTGGGCAACCAAAAAACCGAATACCGCAGCGACTACGCCCCCGAAGTGCTGGAAGCCTTTGACAACAAACACCCCGACAACGATTATTTTGTCAAATTCGTTTGCCCCGAATTCACCAGCCTTTGCCCGATGACGGGGCAACCTGATTTTGCCACCATTGTCATTCGCTACATTCCCGATGTGAAAATGGTGGAAAGCAAATCGCTGAAACTGTATTTGTTCAGTTTCCGCAATCACGGCGATTTCCACGAAGATTGCGTGAACATCATCATGAAAGATTTGATTAAATTGATGAACCCCAAATACATTGAAGTGTTTGGCGAATTCACACCGCGTGGCGGCATTGCCATACACCCCTTTGCCAATTACGGTCGCGCAGGCACACCGTTTGAGCAAATGGCGCGTGAACGATTGTTTGCCCACGATATGCAGTGA
- the dnaE gene encoding DNA polymerase III subunit alpha: protein MSEPIYIPLRTHSEYSITDGMVRLDELAEKAVEYQYPALALTDLMNTFGLVKFYKECRGAGIKPILGADVRVENLAHPEQAHRALLLVRNMQGYVRLSELLTAAYEADDRHLHLPQLRETWLEQGDNSGLICLSGAHWGEVGSQILLGHDAAAQAAAQKYAKWFPNAFYLELQRLPEKPDTHKCVSGSLKLAAALDLPVVATHPTQFLSRDDFMAHDTRVCIAGGWTLADTKRPKEFFASQYFISPEEMQQRFADIPEALANSVQIAKRCNVELVLGKNFLPDFPTPNNMPIDEYIVQLSNEGLQARLKTLFPNEAERAIRQPEYQERLDFELKTIIQMGFSGYFLIVQDFINWAKNNGCPVGPGRGSGAGSLVAYALKITDLDPIKYALLFERFLNPERVSMPDFDIDFCQANRGRVIEYVREKYGKDAVSQIVTFGTLSSKAVIRDVGRVLQLPFSLCDRLSKLVPVVQNKPLALKAALAAEPEIERIIAEEEAEELLNLALKLENLTRNLGMHAGGVLIAPGKISDFCGVYQADESSSPVSMYDKGDVEEVGLVKFDFLGLRNLTIIEMAQNFIKQTTGKIIDVNDVNVAPLDDQKAYQIFRDANTTAVFQFESTGMKKMLKEAHTTQFEELIAFVSLYRPGPMANIPDFVARMKGEAFEYLHPLLESVLLPTYGIMVYQEQVMQAAQVLAGYSLGGADLLRRAMGKKKAAEMVKQRDIFAEGAAKKGISREKADEIFDYMEKFAEYGFNKSHAAAYAYVSFQTAWLKAHYPAEFMAATMSSELDNTDQLKAFYDDAQSKLNKIKFLPPDVNESFYQFIPNANREIRYALGAIKGTGEAAVNAIVAERERGGKFTSFLDFCARVGKQHANRRVLEALIRGGAFDNIEPNRAMLLGNIDLALQHADQTASNANQGGLFDDLDGAVESVKLIELPEWSPSQKLEEEKLAIGFYLSGHPFAPYETEVRQIARTPLGRLRPTRFGNTTWVGGFVTSVRTINGKKGKFVVMQLEDTTGKQELLISGKLLEHVQQNARELLQADQVVVCECAIREDKLAGKEGELRLSVVQLMTLNEARILRVNCLHILVSPQHDVDKLATLLAPHTEIKDETQKRIPIRFYYEDEQVRGEMLPAALWRIHVNGDLLNQLTDLMGEEYVWIN, encoded by the coding sequence ATGAGCGAACCCATTTACATTCCCCTGCGCACACATTCCGAATATTCCATTACCGATGGCATGGTGCGCCTAGACGAATTGGCGGAAAAAGCCGTTGAATATCAATATCCCGCCTTGGCTTTAACCGATTTGATGAACACCTTTGGTTTGGTCAAATTTTACAAAGAATGCCGAGGTGCAGGCATCAAACCCATTTTGGGTGCCGATGTGCGTGTGGAAAATTTGGCTCACCCCGAGCAAGCCCATCGCGCCTTATTGTTGGTACGCAATATGCAAGGTTATGTGCGCCTGTCGGAGCTGCTCACGGCGGCTTATGAAGCCGATGACCGCCACCTTCATCTGCCACAATTACGCGAAACATGGCTGGAACAGGGCGACAATTCGGGTTTAATCTGCTTGTCGGGCGCGCATTGGGGCGAAGTGGGCAGCCAAATTTTGTTGGGACACGATGCCGCCGCCCAAGCCGCCGCCCAAAAATACGCCAAATGGTTTCCCAACGCCTTTTATTTGGAATTGCAAAGGCTGCCTGAAAAACCCGATACCCACAAATGCGTTTCAGGCAGCCTGAAATTGGCGGCGGCGTTGGATTTGCCTGTGGTTGCCACGCACCCCACACAATTTTTGTCGCGCGATGATTTCATGGCACACGACACGCGCGTGTGCATTGCAGGCGGCTGGACGCTTGCCGACACCAAACGCCCCAAAGAATTTTTTGCCAGCCAATATTTCATTTCGCCCGAAGAAATGCAGCAGCGTTTTGCCGACATTCCCGAAGCCTTGGCAAACAGCGTGCAAATAGCCAAGCGTTGCAATGTGGAATTGGTGTTGGGCAAAAATTTCCTGCCCGATTTTCCCACGCCCAATAATATGCCCATTGACGAATACATCGTCCAATTATCAAACGAAGGCTTGCAAGCGCGATTGAAAACCCTGTTTCCCAATGAAGCCGAACGCGCCATCAGGCAGCCTGAATACCAAGAACGGCTTGATTTTGAATTAAAAACCATCATACAAATGGGCTTTTCAGGCTATTTTTTGATTGTACAAGACTTCATCAACTGGGCAAAAAACAACGGTTGCCCCGTAGGGCCGGGGCGCGGTTCAGGCGCAGGTTCACTGGTGGCATACGCCTTAAAAATCACAGATTTAGACCCCATCAAATACGCATTGCTGTTTGAACGCTTTTTGAACCCCGAGCGCGTGTCCATGCCCGACTTTGACATTGACTTTTGCCAAGCCAACCGAGGGCGCGTGATTGAATATGTGCGTGAAAAATATGGCAAAGATGCCGTTAGCCAAATTGTAACCTTTGGTACTTTATCGTCCAAAGCCGTGATACGCGATGTAGGGCGCGTGTTGCAGTTGCCGTTCAGTTTGTGCGACCGCCTTTCCAAGCTGGTGCCCGTTGTGCAAAACAAACCTTTGGCTTTAAAGGCAGCATTGGCAGCCGAACCCGAAATTGAACGCATTATTGCAGAAGAAGAAGCCGAAGAACTGCTCAATTTGGCATTGAAATTGGAAAATTTGACGCGCAACTTGGGTATGCACGCAGGTGGCGTGTTAATCGCCCCTGGTAAAATTTCCGATTTTTGTGGCGTGTATCAAGCCGATGAATCCTCATCGCCCGTGTCCATGTATGACAAAGGCGATGTGGAAGAAGTCGGCTTGGTCAAATTTGACTTTTTGGGTTTGCGCAATTTAACCATCATTGAAATGGCGCAAAATTTCATCAAACAAACCACAGGCAAAATCATTGATGTAAACGATGTCAATGTTGCCCCACTTGATGACCAAAAAGCCTACCAAATTTTCCGCGATGCCAACACCACCGCCGTGTTTCAGTTTGAATCCACAGGCATGAAAAAAATGCTCAAAGAAGCGCATACCACGCAATTTGAAGAGCTGATTGCTTTTGTGTCGCTGTATCGCCCCGGCCCCATGGCAAACATTCCCGATTTTGTGGCGCGCATGAAGGGCGAAGCATTTGAATATTTGCACCCTTTGCTGGAATCGGTGTTGTTGCCCACCTATGGCATTATGGTTTATCAGGAACAGGTAATGCAGGCAGCCCAAGTTTTGGCGGGCTACTCTTTGGGGGGGGCGGATTTGTTGCGCCGCGCCATGGGCAAGAAAAAAGCCGCAGAAATGGTCAAACAGCGCGATATTTTTGCCGAAGGTGCAGCCAAAAAAGGCATTTCACGCGAAAAAGCCGATGAAATTTTTGATTATATGGAAAAATTTGCCGAATACGGTTTCAACAAATCGCATGCGGCGGCTTATGCTTATGTGTCGTTTCAAACTGCGTGGCTTAAAGCGCATTATCCTGCCGAATTTATGGCGGCAACCATGTCCAGCGAGTTGGACAACACCGACCAGCTTAAAGCGTTTTACGATGATGCACAAAGCAAACTCAACAAAATCAAATTTTTACCGCCTGATGTCAACGAATCGTTTTACCAATTCATTCCCAATGCCAACAGGGAAATCCGCTACGCCTTGGGCGCGATTAAAGGCACAGGCGAGGCGGCAGTCAATGCCATTGTGGCGGAACGCGAACGCGGTGGCAAATTCACCAGTTTCTTGGATTTTTGTGCGCGTGTGGGCAAACAGCATGCCAATCGCCGTGTGTTGGAAGCCTTGATTCGCGGCGGTGCATTTGACAATATTGAACCCAATCGCGCCATGTTGTTGGGCAACATTGATTTGGCATTGCAACACGCCGACCAAACCGCCAGCAACGCCAATCAAGGCGGTTTGTTTGATGATTTAGACGGTGCGGTGGAGTCGGTCAAATTGATTGAGCTGCCTGAATGGTCGCCCAGCCAAAAATTGGAAGAGGAAAAGCTGGCAATCGGCTTTTATTTGAGCGGACACCCCTTTGCGCCCTACGAAACGGAAGTGCGCCAAATTGCGCGAACGCCATTGGGCAGGCTGCGTCCCACGCGATTTGGCAATACGACTTGGGTTGGGGGCTTTGTCACATCGGTGCGTACCATCAATGGCAAAAAAGGCAAATTTGTGGTCATGCAATTAGAAGACACCACAGGCAAACAGGAATTGTTGATTAGCGGCAAGTTGTTGGAACATGTGCAACAAAATGCGCGTGAACTGTTGCAAGCCGACCAAGTTGTGGTGTGCGAATGCGCCATTCGTGAAGACAAATTGGCTGGAAAAGAGGGCGAATTGCGTTTGTCGGTGGTGCAACTGATGACGCTCAATGAAGCGCGGATTTTGCGGGTTAATTGTTTGCACATTTTGGTGTCGCCACAACACGATGTGGACAAGCTGGCAACATTGCTGGCACCGCACACCGAAATCAAAGATGAAACGCAAAAGCGCATTCCCATTCGTTTTTATTATGAAGATGAGCAAGTGCGTGGCGAAATGCTGCCTGCTGCATTGTGGCGCATTCATGTGAATGGCGATTTGCTCAATCAACTGACTGATTTAATGGGCGAAGAATATGTGTGGATAAATTGA
- the pssA gene encoding CDP-diacylglycerol--serine O-phosphatidyltransferase: MTHPQPKTINKIRQNSIYLLPNSFTLAALFSAFYAITESMHDRFGTAAIAVFVSMLLDGMDGRVARLTNSQSAFGEQLDSLADMVSFGVAPALIVYNWQLYEFGKLGYGVAFVYCACAALRLALFNTLIGKVDKRWFIGIPSPTAAALVAGLIWLDDAYGGFGGIKWVALLITLFAGLSMVAQIPFWSFKELHVKRKVPFMTMVILVLVLMIAATEPSLVLFAFFLGYSLSGYVMYAWRKFNGTTLNVQTDRQPENPLCNEHNHE; this comes from the coding sequence ATGACCCACCCTCAACCCAAAACCATCAACAAAATCCGTCAAAACAGCATTTATTTATTGCCCAATTCCTTTACCCTAGCGGCACTGTTTTCAGCGTTTTACGCGATTACCGAATCCATGCACGACCGTTTTGGAACCGCCGCCATTGCCGTGTTTGTGTCCATGCTGCTTGATGGTATGGACGGGCGCGTGGCTCGCCTCACCAACAGCCAAAGCGCATTTGGCGAACAATTAGACAGCTTGGCAGACATGGTCAGCTTTGGCGTTGCCCCAGCCTTAATCGTGTACAACTGGCAACTTTACGAATTTGGCAAATTGGGTTATGGCGTGGCGTTTGTGTATTGCGCGTGTGCGGCTTTGCGTTTGGCGTTGTTCAACACCTTGATTGGCAAAGTGGACAAACGCTGGTTTATTGGCATACCCAGCCCCACGGCAGCAGCATTGGTGGCAGGCTTAATTTGGCTGGACGATGCTTATGGCGGATTTGGTGGCATTAAATGGGTGGCATTGCTCATTACCCTGTTTGCGGGTTTGTCTATGGTGGCGCAAATCCCATTTTGGAGTTTCAAAGAATTGCACGTCAAACGCAAAGTGCCATTTATGACCATGGTGATTTTGGTTTTGGTGCTGATGATTGCCGCCACCGAGCCATCGTTGGTGCTGTTTGCCTTTTTCTTGGGATACAGTTTATCGGGTTATGTGATGTATGCGTGGCGCAAATTCAATGGCACCACACTCAACGTGCAAACCGACAGGCAGCCTGAAAACCCACTTTGCAACGAGCACAACCATGAATAA
- a CDS encoding NF038104 family lipoprotein has translation MIKNFKPIFFMVFLSLTLQGCVVASAVDLAASTVLTAGKIAVKGTGTLIEAVIPDGDDDDDKKKKKAKQSDE, from the coding sequence ATGATAAAAAATTTCAAACCCATATTTTTCATGGTTTTTTTAAGCCTGACTTTGCAAGGTTGCGTGGTTGCCAGCGCGGTGGATTTAGCCGCCAGCACCGTTTTAACCGCAGGCAAAATCGCCGTAAAAGGCACAGGCACATTGATTGAAGCCGTCATTCCCGATGGCGATGACGATGATGACAAGAAAAAAAAGAAAGCAAAACAATCCGATGAATAA
- a CDS encoding BrnT family toxin produces MIFEWDENKAESNFRKHGISFANAAKVFDDPNCITQQDRFENGEYRWQTIGMVGSEQLLLVAHTYLDDDENTVVRIISARKATKQERKNYDNH; encoded by the coding sequence ATGATTTTTGAATGGGACGAGAACAAGGCGGAAAGCAATTTCCGAAAACATGGCATCAGTTTCGCCAATGCTGCCAAAGTTTTTGATGACCCAAATTGCATTACCCAACAAGACCGATTTGAAAATGGCGAATACCGTTGGCAAACAATCGGTATGGTTGGTTCAGAACAATTATTGCTGGTCGCGCACACTTATCTTGATGATGATGAAAATACCGTTGTTCGCATTATTTCCGCGCGTAAAGCAACCAAGCAGGAAAGGAAAAACTATGACAATCATTAG
- a CDS encoding pentapeptide repeat-containing protein, giving the protein MFVGADFISGNLCKTRFVGADFISAPFRFAEIFILINKLKKGRI; this is encoded by the coding sequence CTGTTTGTAGGGGCGGATTTCATATCTGGAAACCTTTGCAAAACTCGGTTTGTAGGGGCAGATTTCATATCTGCCCCGTTTAGGTTCGCAGAAATTTTCATTCTTATCAATAAATTGAAAAAAGGGCGGATATGA
- the brnA gene encoding type II toxin-antitoxin system BrnA family antitoxin: MKPIDTEVFERKFDDNQEDILEYLDLSQATRVHQNKIATRRVNVDFPLWMLESLDREAANLGVARQALIKMWLSQHLPPNQQNI; the protein is encoded by the coding sequence ATGAAACCCATTGATACCGAAGTTTTTGAGCGAAAGTTTGATGACAATCAAGAAGATATTTTAGAATATTTGGATTTGAGTCAAGCCACACGCGTTCATCAAAACAAAATCGCCACACGCCGCGTAAACGTGGATTTTCCATTGTGGATGCTGGAAAGTTTAGACCGTGAAGCGGCAAATTTGGGGGTTGCACGTCAAGCCTTAATTAAAATGTGGCTGTCGCAACACCTGCCACCTAATCAACAAAATATTTGA
- a CDS encoding BrnT family toxin produces the protein MFEFEYDPNKSQSNHTKHGIDFETAQYLWQDPQLLSIPIQTEPEIRHLAIGIIGEKHWSAIYTHRNGKIRLISVRRSRDKEKMLYETH, from the coding sequence ATGTTTGAATTTGAATACGACCCAAACAAAAGCCAAAGCAATCACACCAAACACGGCATTGATTTTGAAACCGCACAATATTTGTGGCAAGACCCCCAATTATTGAGCATTCCCATTCAAACAGAGCCTGAAATCCGTCATCTTGCCATTGGCATCATTGGCGAAAAACATTGGTCAGCCATTTACACGCATCGCAATGGCAAAATTCGTTTAATTTCAGTTCGCCGTTCACGTGATAAGGAGAAAATGCTGTATGAAACCCATTGA
- a CDS encoding 7-cyano-7-deazaguanine/7-aminomethyl-7-deazaguanine transporter: MYTFTFQQQKHALFWLILFHIAVIAVSNYLVQFPFTITLPNGFEVHSTWGALSFPFIFLATDLTVRIFGKQLARRIIFFVMLPALLLSYALSVLFVQGHWSGWGALLAFNLFVFRIALASFAAYAFGQLMDIVVFNKLRSLKTWWIAPTASTFVGNALDTLLFFAIAFHGSSDEFMAANWQHIAFVDYLFKLVICTVLFVPAYGVLLRFLTRKLTAWSQPVLHA, translated from the coding sequence ATGTACACATTCACTTTTCAACAGCAAAAACACGCCCTGTTTTGGCTGATTTTGTTTCACATTGCCGTGATTGCCGTGAGCAATTATCTGGTGCAATTTCCCTTTACCATCACGCTGCCCAATGGCTTTGAAGTGCATTCCACTTGGGGGGCATTGTCGTTTCCCTTTATTTTTTTGGCAACCGATTTGACGGTACGCATTTTTGGCAAACAATTGGCACGGCGGATTATTTTCTTTGTGATGTTGCCTGCATTGTTGTTGTCTTACGCGCTGTCGGTGCTGTTTGTGCAAGGACATTGGTCGGGGTGGGGGGCTTTGTTGGCGTTTAATCTGTTTGTGTTTCGCATTGCGCTGGCGAGTTTTGCCGCCTATGCTTTTGGGCAATTGATGGACATTGTTGTGTTCAACAAATTGCGTAGCTTGAAAACATGGTGGATTGCGCCCACCGCGTCCACATTTGTGGGCAATGCTTTGGATACTTTGCTGTTTTTCGCGATTGCCTTTCACGGCAGCAGCGATGAATTTATGGCGGCAAATTGGCAACACATTGCTTTTGTGGATTATTTGTTTAAACTGGTGATTTGTACGGTGTTGTTTGTGCCAGCTTATGGCGTGCTGTTGCGATTTTTGACGCGCAAACTCACGGCATGGTCGCAGCCTGTGTTGCATGCTTAA